GGTCGAGTCCAACCGTTCGGCCGAACGAGCACCGGTAATCGTGGGGCTACCCTCCGGCGTCATGGCGCTCCCCGACGGAACGGTCCTGAGCAAGCGGGTGCTCGTCGAGCTCTCGCACGCCATCGAGCGGTTCGCGCTGGCCGCCGAACCGGGTGCCCCGCTCGTCGTCATCGCGATGTTCCAGCGCCTGTCCTACTTCCGGCGCGAGACCGACGTCTACACCGAGATCGCCGCGCGCAGCTCGGTCACCCTCGTCGGGCTCGTCGAGGACTTCCCGCCCGCGCTGCCGCCCGGCGTCCGCCACGTCCTGCTCGCCGAGGACGAGGAGCTGGCCCGCGAGTGGAGCGTCACGGTGCTCAGCCCGAACGGCGGGGCGACGCTCGTCGCGATCGACCAGGAGCGGGTCGACGCGGGCGCCCACACGCTGGAGGAGGGGCGCCGGTTCCGCGGGTACTGGTCCTTCGTCCGGGCCGACGCCTATCGCGAGGTGCTGCGGCTGCGGGCGCGGCTGACCCTGCCCGCCGAGACCGTCGAGGCCGTCGACGAGGTGCTGCACGCCGTGCTCGCCGCGCCGGAGCCGCGCCACCAGGACCGCTGGAACGTGCCGCTGCGCTTCCTGGCCGACCGCGTCGACGCCGGGGTCCGCGAGCGCGCGGGCCTGCAGAACCGGCTCGACTCGGCCGTCGGCCACCACGACGACGTCGCCGAGCGCGACCCCCGCACCGGCCTGCACACCGAGAGGTTCCTGGCCCGCTGGACCGCGGGGCTCGGCGCCGGGCTCCCCGTCGGACTGGTGCTGCTGCGGGTGCCGGGCGTGGCGGCGCTGCGCGCGAAGTACGGCCTGCGGGCCGAGCTGGCCGCGCTCACGGGCATCGCCGGCGGCGTCCAGGAGCTGCTCACCCCGACCGACCGCGTGGTGCGGCTGGGCCGGGAGGACTTCCTGCTGGTGCTGCCGTCCTGGCGCGAGGAGGACGTCCTCGGCCTGTGCGACCAGGTGTGCACCCGGGTGTCGGGCCTGGACCAGCAGTACCCGTTCGTCGCCCTGCCCGCCACGGCCGCCGCCACGGTCACGCGCGAGCGCCCGCTGCCCGTCGACCGCCTCGTCGCCCAGGTCGAGGGCGGGCGGCGGGTGAGCCTGCTCGTGTAGCGGGCTCAGGCCGGGACGCCCCGGAACGTGCGGCGGTAGTCCACCGGCGCGACGCCGACGACCCTGCGGAAGTGGTGGCGCAGCAGCGCACCGGTGCCGAACCCGCAGCGGGCCGCCACGTCGT
This sequence is a window from Pseudonocardia petroleophila. Protein-coding genes within it:
- a CDS encoding DICT sensory domain-containing protein translates to MALPDGTVLSKRVLVELSHAIERFALAAEPGAPLVVIAMFQRLSYFRRETDVYTEIAARSSVTLVGLVEDFPPALPPGVRHVLLAEDEELAREWSVTVLSPNGGATLVAIDQERVDAGAHTLEEGRRFRGYWSFVRADAYREVLRLRARLTLPAETVEAVDEVLHAVLAAPEPRHQDRWNVPLRFLADRVDAGVRERAGLQNRLDSAVGHHDDVAERDPRTGLHTERFLARWTAGLGAGLPVGLVLLRVPGVAALRAKYGLRAELAALTGIAGGVQELLTPTDRVVRLGREDFLLVLPSWREEDVLGLCDQVCTRVSGLDQQYPFVALPATAAATVTRERPLPVDRLVAQVEGGRRVSLLV